In a genomic window of Cloacibacillus sp.:
- a CDS encoding sugar transferase, producing the protein MYKSCLKRTIDIALSAIGLVLLALPMLAVAAVVKLDSKGPVFFWQKRVGLHKNTFMMPKFRTMYIDTPANMPTHMLNDPQKWITSSGAWLRKFSLDELPQILNILAGQMSIIGPRPALWNQYDLIAERDKYGANDILPGLTGWAQINGRDELPIEVKAAYDGEYVKRMSFLFDCKCFFGTIACVLKKEGVVEGGTGTLQKLSGGEHRQ; encoded by the coding sequence ATGTACAAAAGCTGCCTTAAAAGAACGATCGATATCGCCCTCTCAGCCATCGGCCTGGTGCTGCTCGCACTGCCGATGCTGGCTGTCGCCGCTGTCGTAAAACTCGACTCCAAAGGCCCGGTCTTCTTCTGGCAGAAGCGTGTTGGACTGCATAAAAATACCTTTATGATGCCTAAATTCAGAACCATGTATATCGATACGCCGGCAAATATGCCAACACATATGCTAAATGACCCGCAAAAATGGATCACAAGCAGTGGTGCGTGGCTGCGTAAATTTTCTTTAGATGAACTACCGCAAATATTGAATATTCTTGCCGGGCAAATGTCCATCATCGGCCCGCGTCCCGCGCTGTGGAACCAGTACGACCTTATCGCCGAGCGCGACAAATACGGCGCGAACGACATACTGCCGGGACTGACCGGCTGGGCTCAGATAAACGGCCGCGACGAACTGCCAATAGAGGTAAAGGCCGCCTATGACGGCGAATACGTAAAGAGAATGAGCTTCCTCTTCGACTGCAAATGCTTCTTCGGCACCATCGCCTGCGTGCTGAAAAAAGAGGGTGTCGTCGAGGGTGGCACGGGAACACTGCAGAAACTATCAGGCGGAGAACATAGACAATGA
- a CDS encoding Helicase associated domain protein, whose translation MLELFEHNRIAYESALSMLKENGRAAIVHPTGTGKSFIGFKLAEDKPEAVVCWLSPSEYIFKTQIENIKAAGAAQPKNISFFTYAKLMMMDAAAIEDIRPDYIVLDEFHRCGAQMWGNGVQRLLAAYPQAPVLGLSATNIRYLDNQRDMADELFDGNIASEMTLGEAIVRGILTPPTYVVSIYSCEKDLEKYQARIKGAKNSAVRDAAQKRLDALRRALEKSEGLDIVFQKHMTNANGKYIIFCSSVEHLKEIACHIPEWFGKVCGGTNIHLYQAYADDPGTSQAFAAFKTDGRQGLKLLLCIDMLNEGVHIDDITGVILFRPTVSPIVYKQQIGRALSAGSREKTVIIDVVNNIENLYSVSAVQEEMRSVIDRYQIMGEENRIVNDSFTIIDEVRDSRRLFNELEESLSASWETMFGHARAYYRGHGNLEVSKRYQTPDGYSLGSWLNTQRLVYAGKIPGILGKERIEKLESIGMRWKNRYDCSWERFYQALCRYKFNSGNIDIHASYVTPEGLELGKWICNLRQAKNNGRCGYYLTDERIAALNKLGIIWDKVDYQWERNYLACAEYYRKHHSLDIPANYISEEGLRIGAWLRRMRKIRSGRQNGAAPLTETQIERLDAIHMDWLDTYTRQWEYGYKQALAYHREFGTLEVPAGYVNANGFPLGRWLKNHVEVNSQTGRTAIKVTPERRAKLDALGFKWTAEDSWQKRISACEEYLREHGDLDIPPNYVIDNVWLGKWLYKCRKTYRGELKGKSLTEEQIAQLERLGIDWRTPAERAWSEKYEAAASLFKTEGDIKITAGNGGETEEIARIARWVARQRTLHKQGKLSPEQAVKLNALNAKRDGSRAPAQRRE comes from the coding sequence ATGCTGGAGCTGTTTGAACATAACCGCATAGCCTATGAATCCGCCCTTTCCATGCTGAAGGAAAACGGCAGGGCCGCCATCGTGCACCCCACCGGCACGGGAAAATCCTTTATCGGCTTCAAACTGGCCGAGGATAAACCCGAAGCTGTTGTCTGCTGGCTATCGCCCAGCGAGTACATCTTTAAGACGCAGATAGAAAACATCAAGGCCGCGGGCGCCGCTCAACCGAAGAATATAAGCTTCTTCACCTACGCCAAGCTCATGATGATGGACGCCGCCGCAATCGAAGATATCCGTCCCGACTACATCGTGCTCGACGAATTTCACCGCTGCGGCGCGCAGATGTGGGGCAACGGGGTCCAGCGGCTGCTTGCGGCGTATCCACAGGCGCCGGTGCTCGGCCTGTCGGCGACAAACATCCGTTACCTCGACAATCAGCGCGATATGGCCGACGAACTCTTTGACGGTAACATCGCCTCGGAGATGACGCTCGGTGAGGCGATAGTGCGCGGCATTCTCACCCCGCCGACCTATGTTGTCTCCATCTATTCATGCGAGAAGGATTTGGAAAAATACCAGGCCCGTATCAAAGGGGCAAAAAACAGCGCCGTGCGCGACGCGGCGCAGAAACGCCTCGACGCCCTCAGACGCGCGCTGGAAAAGTCCGAGGGGTTGGACATCGTCTTTCAAAAACACATGACCAACGCCAACGGCAAATACATCATCTTCTGCTCTAGCGTCGAACATCTGAAAGAGATCGCCTGCCATATACCGGAGTGGTTCGGCAAGGTCTGCGGCGGCACAAATATACATCTATACCAGGCCTACGCCGACGACCCCGGAACGTCCCAAGCCTTTGCCGCCTTCAAAACAGACGGCCGCCAGGGGCTAAAGCTCCTGCTCTGCATCGACATGCTCAACGAGGGCGTCCATATCGACGACATCACGGGTGTGATCCTCTTCCGCCCCACCGTCTCCCCAATCGTCTACAAGCAGCAGATCGGGCGCGCCCTGTCGGCGGGCAGCAGGGAAAAAACCGTCATTATAGATGTCGTCAACAACATCGAAAACCTCTACAGCGTCTCCGCCGTCCAGGAGGAGATGCGTTCGGTAATAGACCGTTACCAGATAATGGGAGAAGAAAACAGGATCGTCAACGACTCCTTTACCATCATCGACGAGGTGCGCGACAGCAGACGCCTCTTCAACGAACTGGAAGAGAGCCTCTCCGCCTCATGGGAGACCATGTTCGGCCATGCGCGGGCATATTACAGGGGACATGGAAATCTTGAGGTCTCGAAACGTTACCAGACCCCCGACGGCTATTCCCTCGGTTCGTGGCTCAACACACAGCGGCTCGTCTACGCCGGTAAAATTCCGGGGATACTCGGCAAAGAGAGAATAGAAAAACTTGAAAGCATCGGCATGCGCTGGAAGAACCGCTACGATTGTTCATGGGAGAGGTTCTATCAGGCGCTGTGCCGATACAAATTCAACAGTGGCAACATCGACATCCATGCCAGCTATGTCACCCCCGAAGGGCTGGAACTCGGCAAATGGATCTGCAACCTCCGCCAGGCAAAGAACAACGGCAGATGCGGCTACTACCTCACGGACGAACGCATCGCGGCCCTCAACAAACTCGGTATAATCTGGGACAAAGTGGACTATCAATGGGAGCGGAACTACCTTGCCTGCGCGGAATATTACCGCAAACACCACAGCCTTGACATTCCGGCGAACTACATCTCCGAAGAGGGCCTGCGCATCGGCGCCTGGCTGCGGAGGATGCGCAAAATAAGAAGCGGCAGGCAGAACGGAGCTGCACCGCTGACCGAGACCCAGATAGAACGGCTCGACGCCATTCACATGGACTGGCTAGACACCTACACCAGGCAGTGGGAATACGGCTACAAACAGGCGCTGGCCTACCATCGGGAATTCGGTACGCTTGAGGTGCCCGCCGGATATGTGAACGCAAACGGCTTCCCGCTCGGCAGATGGCTGAAAAACCATGTAGAGGTCAACTCCCAGACGGGACGGACCGCGATCAAGGTCACGCCGGAGCGCCGCGCGAAACTGGACGCGCTGGGCTTCAAGTGGACTGCGGAAGATTCCTGGCAAAAACGCATATCCGCCTGCGAAGAATACCTCCGCGAACACGGAGACCTGGACATCCCGCCAAATTATGTAATAGACAACGTCTGGCTCGGCAAATGGCTCTACAAATGCAGAAAGACCTACCGCGGCGAATTGAAGGGAAAAAGCCTGACCGAAGAACAGATCGCCCAGCTGGAAAGGCTGGGGATAGACTGGCGCACGCCCGCCGAACGCGCCTGGTCCGAAAAATACGAGGCCGCCGCCTCTCTGTTCAAAACAGAGGGAGACATAAAGATCACCGCCGGAAACGGCGGCGAAACGGAAGAAATCGCCCGCATCGCCCGCTGGGTCGCCCGGCAAAGGACGCTGCACAAACAGGGCAAACTCTCGCCGGAACAGGCCGTGAAACTGAACGCGCTGAATGCGAAGCGGGACGGCAGCAGAGCCCCGGCACAGAGACGGGAATGA
- a CDS encoding helix-turn-helix transcriptional regulator: protein MSLGERMREMRKMLRLSQEELAFRLGTNRVSVSQWENNRVMPDADSLIKTAAVLGTSVGFLLGETDDPALSLRSGDNDRASPALSEEEPAAAAHRYGIEEDMLLNLFNHLDRAGKAEVIDFIQYKLFRLQNAKGSSQFDTTWRLKA, encoded by the coding sequence ATGTCTTTGGGTGAGAGAATGCGGGAGATGCGGAAGATGCTGCGCCTGAGCCAGGAAGAGCTGGCCTTTAGGTTGGGAACGAACAGAGTGAGTGTCTCCCAGTGGGAGAATAACAGAGTTATGCCGGATGCCGATAGTCTGATAAAGACGGCGGCGGTTCTGGGAACAAGCGTCGGCTTTCTGCTTGGTGAAACGGATGACCCCGCGCTGTCTCTTCGTTCGGGTGACAATGACCGTGCCAGTCCCGCTCTCTCGGAGGAGGAACCAGCCGCTGCCGCACATAGATATGGTATTGAAGAGGATATGCTTCTTAATTTGTTTAACCATCTCGACCGGGCCGGCAAGGCGGAGGTCATAGATTTTATCCAGTACAAGCTTTTTCGTCTGCAAAATGCAAAGGGTTCCAGCCAATTTGACACTACTTGGCGCCTGAAGGCATAG
- a CDS encoding exonuclease domain-containing protein, with amino-acid sequence MIINVQKNLPQDDEFTFTAIDFERANNSQNSVCQVGICAVERGRIIKSCEYLVRPPQRVFYFQKKAMEIHGITYLDVEDALTFDKVWKKILPYIEGRPLVAHSFRDDAMTLDAILSSYRIKYHYQKYGHLCTLELAQRADIHGENNKYNLEALCGRYGISLESHHAGSDAEGCAKLALALAEELSIDSLRSLADFSQTPDFHEPELPELLTHSDLDVLENYLHRLKNKKTVQLADCPRLKDLGRAKKLIKKCPSITIAKDSAMSARGLAQWFAELPSLPAPEKSGRTRRRRRHRPVKQEPMTANFTK; translated from the coding sequence ATGATAATTAACGTCCAGAAGAATCTGCCGCAGGACGACGAATTCACATTCACGGCTATCGACTTCGAGAGAGCCAACAACAGCCAGAATTCCGTCTGCCAGGTGGGGATATGCGCCGTCGAGCGGGGGCGGATCATAAAATCCTGCGAATACCTCGTCAGGCCGCCGCAGCGCGTCTTCTACTTTCAGAAAAAGGCGATGGAGATACACGGGATCACCTATCTCGACGTGGAAGACGCGCTGACCTTCGACAAAGTCTGGAAAAAGATCCTCCCCTACATAGAGGGACGCCCCCTCGTCGCCCACAGCTTCCGCGACGACGCCATGACCCTGGACGCGATACTAAGCAGCTACCGGATAAAATACCATTACCAGAAATACGGGCATCTCTGCACCTTAGAGCTGGCACAGCGGGCGGATATCCACGGAGAAAACAACAAATACAACCTCGAGGCTCTCTGCGGCCGTTACGGCATCTCCCTCGAGTCGCACCACGCTGGCTCCGACGCAGAGGGATGCGCGAAGCTGGCGCTGGCGCTGGCGGAAGAGCTCTCGATAGACTCCCTCCGCTCGCTCGCGGACTTCTCCCAGACACCGGATTTCCATGAGCCGGAGCTGCCGGAGCTGCTCACCCATTCCGACCTGGACGTGCTGGAAAACTACCTGCACAGGCTCAAAAATAAAAAAACAGTACAGCTCGCCGACTGCCCCAGGCTGAAAGACCTCGGCAGGGCGAAAAAGCTCATAAAAAAATGCCCTTCCATTACCATTGCAAAAGACTCCGCGATGAGCGCCCGAGGGCTGGCACAATGGTTTGCCGAACTCCCCTCCCTCCCCGCCCCCGAAAAGAGCGGCAGGACAAGACGCAGAAGGAGACACCGGCCCGTCAAACAAGAGCCTATGACCGCGAATTTTACAAAGTAA
- a CDS encoding excinuclease ABC subunit UvrA, with translation MAHEFIEITNAFENNLKNVSLKIPKKVVTVFTGVSGSGKSSLCLDTIAAESRRELNETFPSFMQQYLPKYGRPEVERIANLPVTIVIDQKKPAANTRSTVGTYTDIYSILRLLFSRVGRPFIGYSDVFSFNHPAGKCPRCDGLGIVNDLDIHKLVDFNKSLNDEDTIHFPTFGRGLWRWKRYAYSGLFDLDKKIKDYSPEELELFLHSPQIRLKNPPSNWPKSAKFEGIYPRMYRSIITTKEGKRFHHILDKMVSTYECPECHGSRVNEKVRSCLINGKNIADVTAMSIPEAIDFVASITDPMAADIKRELGRRLGALVQIGLGYLSLSRGTGTLSGGEAQRIKIAKYINSALTDMAYVLDEPSVGLHPKDISLLKESLCALRDHGNTVLIVEHHREVIKLADHIIDMGPGAGSAGGRIIFEGSYEGLLAADNLTGRMLKRKSPFKENLRRPTGWFELGPTSLHNLKDVTAKLPLGVLTVIAGVAGSGKSSLMESFQRDCPEETIFIGQKNIGINLRSTPATYLDISDEIRALFAAANKVAAAWFSFNSKGACPACGGSGMIVSGMAFMDSIETVCDLCRGKRYSKEALAYTYNGKNIAEVMDMTVDEAAEFFAGKPLCEKLLSLQRVGLGYLHLNQSMTTLSGGELQRVKLASHLARRGSIFILDEPTDGLHLDDIRTLMKLFNEMTDAGNTLFLVEHSVDVMKEADYIIEMGPGGGQSGGEVIFHGIPREMLGCESSVTRPYLKDSLPEY, from the coding sequence ATGGCACATGAATTTATCGAAATAACAAACGCCTTTGAAAACAACCTCAAAAACGTCTCCCTCAAGATCCCCAAAAAGGTCGTCACCGTATTCACCGGCGTCTCCGGCTCCGGCAAATCGTCGCTCTGCCTCGACACCATCGCCGCGGAATCACGGCGCGAGCTCAACGAGACCTTCCCGAGCTTCATGCAGCAATATCTGCCAAAATACGGCCGCCCGGAGGTGGAGCGCATCGCCAACCTGCCGGTGACGATCGTCATCGATCAAAAGAAGCCCGCGGCGAACACGCGTTCGACGGTCGGCACCTATACAGATATCTATTCAATCCTGCGCCTGCTCTTTTCGCGCGTCGGACGCCCCTTCATCGGCTACTCGGATGTCTTTTCCTTTAACCACCCGGCGGGGAAATGTCCGCGCTGCGACGGCCTCGGCATCGTCAACGACCTGGACATCCACAAGCTCGTCGACTTCAACAAGAGCCTCAACGACGAGGACACCATCCACTTCCCCACCTTCGGCAGAGGGCTCTGGCGCTGGAAACGCTACGCCTACAGCGGCCTCTTCGACCTCGACAAGAAGATAAAAGACTACAGCCCGGAGGAGCTTGAGCTCTTCCTCCACTCGCCGCAGATACGGCTCAAGAATCCACCCTCTAACTGGCCGAAGTCGGCGAAGTTCGAAGGAATCTACCCGCGCATGTACCGCAGCATCATCACCACAAAGGAGGGCAAACGTTTCCACCACATCCTCGACAAGATGGTAAGCACCTACGAATGCCCCGAATGCCACGGTTCGCGCGTCAACGAAAAGGTGCGCAGCTGCCTTATAAACGGCAAAAATATCGCCGACGTCACCGCGATGTCCATTCCCGAGGCGATAGACTTCGTCGCCTCGATAACCGACCCGATGGCGGCGGATATCAAACGCGAACTCGGACGCCGGCTCGGGGCGCTCGTGCAGATCGGCCTCGGCTACCTTTCGCTCTCCCGCGGCACCGGCACTCTATCCGGCGGCGAGGCACAGCGCATCAAGATCGCCAAGTACATCAACTCGGCACTCACCGACATGGCCTACGTACTCGACGAACCGAGCGTCGGCCTCCATCCGAAGGACATCAGCCTGCTCAAAGAATCGCTGTGCGCCCTGCGCGACCACGGGAACACCGTGCTCATCGTCGAGCACCACCGCGAGGTGATCAAACTCGCCGACCATATAATCGACATGGGCCCCGGCGCGGGAAGCGCGGGAGGCCGCATCATCTTTGAGGGCAGCTACGAGGGGCTCCTCGCCGCCGATAACCTCACGGGGCGCATGCTCAAAAGGAAAAGCCCCTTTAAAGAAAACCTGCGCCGACCGACGGGCTGGTTCGAGCTCGGGCCGACCTCGCTGCACAACCTGAAAGACGTCACCGCCAAACTACCGCTCGGCGTGCTGACGGTCATCGCTGGCGTCGCGGGCTCGGGCAAAAGCTCGCTGATGGAGTCCTTCCAAAGAGACTGCCCCGAAGAGACCATTTTCATTGGGCAGAAAAACATCGGCATCAACCTTCGCTCGACCCCCGCGACCTACCTCGACATATCCGACGAGATACGCGCGCTCTTCGCGGCGGCGAACAAAGTAGCCGCCGCCTGGTTCAGCTTCAACTCCAAAGGCGCCTGTCCCGCCTGCGGCGGCTCCGGCATGATCGTCTCCGGCATGGCGTTTATGGACTCTATTGAAACGGTCTGCGACCTATGCCGCGGCAAACGCTACTCGAAAGAGGCGCTCGCCTACACATATAATGGAAAGAACATCGCCGAAGTGATGGACATGACCGTCGACGAGGCGGCGGAATTTTTCGCCGGCAAGCCGCTCTGCGAAAAGCTCCTCTCGCTCCAGCGCGTCGGCCTCGGCTACCTGCACCTCAACCAGTCGATGACGACCCTCTCCGGCGGCGAGCTCCAGCGCGTCAAACTCGCCTCGCACCTCGCGCGGCGCGGTTCCATCTTCATACTCGACGAACCCACCGACGGGCTGCACCTAGACGACATCAGGACACTGATGAAACTCTTCAACGAGATGACCGACGCCGGCAACACCCTTTTTCTCGTCGAACACAGCGTCGACGTCATGAAAGAGGCCGACTATATAATAGAGATGGGACCGGGCGGCGGGCAGTCCGGCGGCGAGGTGATCTTTCACGGTATCCCGCGGGAGATGCTCGGCTGTGAAAGCTCCGTGACCAGGCCGTATTTAAAAGACAGCCTGCCGGAATACTAA
- a CDS encoding flavodoxin family protein — MKILALQGSPRLRGNTAILLSQFVNGARAAGGDVEVVNLQEQNIHPCDACDMCECGEREFCVYNDSMRGIMKKVRAADALVLATPVWWTGASTLTKIFLDRLYGYKTREYFEGKGIFLITTYFDNHAHTQPLPGADIVGYVIQSVSDFTGMEFLGHLRSAVEGTVLEDTTILDRAFTEGKNFVKVITETK, encoded by the coding sequence ATGAAAATATTAGCGTTACAGGGCAGTCCACGTCTGCGCGGCAACACGGCGATCCTGCTCTCTCAGTTTGTGAACGGCGCGCGCGCCGCCGGCGGCGACGTCGAGGTGGTAAATCTGCAGGAGCAGAACATCCATCCCTGCGACGCCTGTGACATGTGCGAATGCGGCGAGCGCGAATTTTGCGTCTATAACGACTCGATGCGCGGAATCATGAAAAAGGTCAGGGCGGCCGACGCCCTGGTGCTCGCGACGCCGGTGTGGTGGACGGGCGCCTCTACCCTCACGAAGATATTTCTCGACCGCCTATACGGTTACAAGACGCGCGAATACTTTGAGGGCAAGGGAATATTCCTCATTACGACATACTTTGACAACCACGCGCACACGCAGCCTCTTCCGGGCGCCGATATTGTCGGTTATGTGATCCAGTCGGTATCGGACTTTACCGGAATGGAGTTCCTTGGGCACCTGCGCTCCGCGGTGGAGGGTACCGTTTTGGAGGATACCACGATTCTGGACCGCGCCTTTACGGAGGGTAAGAACTTCGTGAAAGTAATAACCGAGACTAAATAA
- a CDS encoding TAXI family TRAP transporter solute-binding subunit produces MKKLAVFLLFVSLLAVAAAPAMAAPAPKEGWPAQFKFMAGPPGGNWFALGSSLADMWSKNTISVTSSTGGGVSNIINANVHKGDFGFSVTSLLGAAIKGEQDFMGRPAKNAAILANLYTQYTYFIMRKDFAEKNKITKLGDIFEKKIPVKMATLKPGTSSEFVVKSLFMKGYGVTYKDIKKMGGSMEFASYEGGADLIADGHIDLFIFSVGKIASIVMNIESKADIVCIPVDDSALKALSDAYGTVTFTIEPGIYKSVKKPVKTVGDYTCIVVRNDIPDSLAYDLCKALWENKASLAKAVKDIDELTPQIAVPQGVPTQAGALKYWKEMQAKTKK; encoded by the coding sequence ATGAAGAAATTGGCGGTATTTTTACTTTTTGTCTCTCTGTTGGCAGTGGCCGCGGCTCCCGCAATGGCGGCTCCCGCACCGAAGGAAGGCTGGCCCGCGCAGTTTAAGTTTATGGCCGGACCTCCCGGCGGCAACTGGTTTGCGCTCGGCAGCTCACTAGCCGATATGTGGTCGAAGAATACGATCTCGGTAACGAGCAGCACCGGCGGCGGCGTCTCGAACATCATCAACGCCAACGTCCATAAGGGCGACTTCGGCTTCTCTGTAACATCCCTCCTCGGAGCGGCTATCAAGGGCGAGCAGGACTTCATGGGCCGCCCCGCGAAGAACGCCGCGATCCTCGCGAACCTTTATACCCAGTACACCTACTTCATCATGCGCAAGGACTTTGCCGAGAAGAACAAGATAACGAAGCTCGGCGATATCTTTGAAAAGAAGATCCCCGTCAAGATGGCGACGCTGAAGCCCGGCACATCCTCGGAGTTCGTCGTTAAGTCGCTCTTTATGAAGGGCTACGGCGTGACCTATAAAGATATCAAAAAGATGGGCGGTTCTATGGAATTCGCCTCCTATGAGGGCGGCGCGGACCTTATCGCCGACGGACACATCGACCTCTTCATCTTCTCGGTCGGCAAGATCGCCTCGATCGTGATGAATATCGAGAGCAAGGCCGACATCGTCTGCATCCCCGTTGACGACAGCGCGCTCAAGGCGCTCTCCGACGCCTACGGAACGGTCACCTTCACGATCGAGCCCGGTATCTACAAGAGCGTGAAGAAGCCCGTCAAGACAGTCGGCGACTACACCTGCATCGTCGTCCGCAACGACATTCCCGATTCTCTCGCCTACGACCTCTGCAAGGCCCTCTGGGAGAACAAGGCCAGCCTCGCGAAGGCCGTCAAGGACATTGACGAGCTGACGCCGCAGATCGCGGTGCCGCAGGGCGTACCGACACAGGCCGGCGCGCTGAAGTACTGGAAAGAGATGCAGGCCAAAACGAAGAAATAA